One genomic region from Fictibacillus marinisediminis encodes:
- a CDS encoding Nif3-like dinuclear metal center hexameric protein translates to MNKYANGQTVIGELHALAPKHLAEEGDPIGLQVGNLNKPVKKVMIALDVLEEVVDEAIEKGAELIIAHHPMIYRPLKKIDLSLPQGRMIEKLIKNDIAVYAAHTNLDVAKGGVNDWLAEALQLEQTEALKGTKEISLVKLAVYVPEEQADTVREAMAAAGAGHIGQYSHCTFNTSGEGTFKPLEGTNPFIGTKGKIERVNEIKIETVISEDLVKQVISSMKKAHPYEEVAYDLYELKNEGETLGIGKIGRLAEEMPFEDFILHVKQTLDVPALRAVKGHSRPVRKVAVVGGDGNKFISAAIMKGADVLVTGDMYYHNAHDAQAAGLSIIDPGHNVEKIMKTGLSTFLSGELKKKGYTSEVISSAVHTDPFLFY, encoded by the coding sequence GTGAATAAATACGCAAACGGGCAGACGGTCATTGGTGAACTGCATGCCTTGGCACCAAAACATCTTGCGGAAGAAGGAGACCCGATCGGATTGCAGGTCGGAAATTTGAACAAGCCTGTAAAAAAAGTCATGATTGCCCTGGATGTATTGGAAGAAGTAGTGGATGAAGCGATTGAAAAAGGAGCGGAATTGATCATTGCCCATCACCCGATGATCTACCGCCCGCTGAAAAAAATTGATCTCTCCCTGCCGCAGGGAAGAATGATTGAAAAGCTCATTAAAAATGACATAGCAGTATACGCAGCACACACGAATCTGGATGTCGCGAAGGGCGGAGTGAACGACTGGCTGGCTGAGGCCTTGCAGCTCGAACAGACAGAAGCTCTTAAAGGCACCAAAGAGATATCCCTGGTCAAACTTGCGGTATATGTGCCGGAAGAACAGGCGGATACTGTCAGAGAAGCCATGGCCGCGGCAGGAGCAGGCCATATCGGTCAATATAGCCATTGTACGTTTAATACGTCGGGTGAAGGTACGTTCAAGCCTCTTGAGGGGACAAATCCTTTTATCGGCACGAAAGGAAAGATTGAAAGGGTAAATGAAATCAAAATAGAAACGGTGATTTCTGAAGACCTGGTGAAACAAGTCATATCCTCCATGAAGAAAGCTCATCCCTATGAAGAGGTGGCTTATGATCTGTATGAACTGAAAAACGAAGGAGAAACCCTCGGGATTGGAAAGATTGGCCGTCTTGCGGAAGAAATGCCGTTTGAAGATTTTATCCTGCACGTCAAACAAACATTGGATGTACCCGCCTTGCGTGCGGTGAAAGGGCACTCGAGGCCAGTCAGAAAGGTTGCTGTGGTAGGCGGTGATGGAAACAAGTTCATATCTGCTGCCATCATGAAGGGGGCAGATGTGCTCGTAACAGGGGATATGTATTATCATAATGCCCATGATGCCCAGGCAGCAGGCTTGTCCATAATCGATCCCGGACATAATGTGGAGAAGATCATGAAAACAGGACTCTCTACTTTTTTATCAGGAGAATTGAAAAAAAAGGGCTACACTTCCGAAGTCATTTCTTCAGCAGTTCATACCGATCCATTTCTTTTCTATTAA
- a CDS encoding tRNA (adenine(22)-N(1))-methyltransferase, which yields MKRDNLSLRLKTVANYVHREAVIADIGSDHAYLPCYLVLEHQVVYAIAGEVNEGPYQSALKEVQSANLQSKISVRKGDGLEVISPNETDVITICGMGGQLIASILEKGKSKLEGVKRLILQPNVGAGSVRIWLKNEGWTLTQEEILQEDGKIYEVLVADRKEGNQPYTDNEMLELLLGPFLMKQKNEAFIEKWSGELEQWTKILQQMESSQSPDSMERKRQLMKRIESVKKELES from the coding sequence ATGAAACGAGATAACCTTTCCTTAAGACTTAAAACAGTAGCAAATTATGTGCACCGGGAGGCAGTGATAGCTGATATTGGTTCGGATCATGCCTACCTTCCATGCTATTTAGTACTTGAACACCAAGTTGTATATGCGATTGCAGGTGAGGTAAATGAGGGTCCCTATCAATCAGCATTAAAAGAAGTACAATCAGCGAACCTCCAGTCAAAAATATCAGTCCGCAAAGGAGACGGTCTTGAAGTGATCTCTCCCAACGAAACGGATGTAATCACCATTTGCGGAATGGGCGGTCAACTGATTGCCAGTATTTTAGAAAAAGGGAAATCCAAGCTGGAAGGTGTTAAAAGGCTAATATTGCAGCCGAATGTAGGTGCAGGCTCGGTCAGAATTTGGCTTAAAAATGAAGGATGGACCTTAACTCAGGAGGAAATTTTACAAGAAGACGGCAAGATTTATGAAGTACTGGTGGCAGATCGCAAAGAAGGGAACCAGCCATATACTGATAATGAAATGCTTGAACTATTGCTGGGCCCTTTTTTGATGAAGCAAAAGAATGAGGCATTCATTGAAAAATGGAGCGGCGAGCTTGAACAGTGGACCAAAATCCTTCAGCAAATGGAATCAAGCCAATCTCCTGACTCGATGGAGCGAAAACGGCAATTGATGAAAAGAATAGAATCCGTAAAGAAGGAGCTGGAATCGTGA
- the cccA gene encoding cytochrome c550, with protein sequence MKRNPLIPFIFTGVIGIILVIGMSFWGIHNQEQAKKEKEQAALDPAAIFKQNCSSCHGQNLEGAVGPNLQKVGAKYSKEQITDILKNGKPGGMPAGVVKGEEQQIIAKWLSEKK encoded by the coding sequence ATGAAACGTAATCCGCTTATTCCTTTTATCTTTACAGGAGTAATTGGCATTATTCTCGTTATCGGCATGTCATTTTGGGGAATACATAATCAGGAACAAGCGAAAAAGGAAAAAGAACAGGCTGCACTTGATCCTGCAGCAATATTTAAACAAAACTGTTCTTCCTGCCATGGCCAAAACCTGGAAGGCGCGGTTGGTCCTAACCTTCAAAAAGTCGGAGCCAAATATTCAAAAGAGCAAATCACTGATATTCTTAAAAATGGTAAACCTGGCGGAATGCCCGCTGGTGTCGTAAAAGGCGAAGAGCAACAAATCATTGCAAAATGGCTTTCAGAGAAAAAATAA
- a CDS encoding AMP-binding protein encodes MTELQSVTIGKYLEEQVKKFGSREAVVYSNIGIRYSYKEFYDLTAKVAKGLMSLGIKKGDHIAVWATNVPEWILLQFGSARAGAVLVTVNTSYQQTELEYLLKQSDSKALFLIEGFKNTSYVQMAQAVQSKNEQFPLLDQFIYIGNGQPEGMSNWEEMLRSGESISDEELLERENCLEPSDVINMQYTSGTTGFPKGVMLTHSNILGNAHRLAAAMRLTEQDRLCIPVPFFHCFGCVIGTLTAVSAGAAMVPIVQFSAKEVLETVEKEKCTVLHGVPTMFIAELNYENFQQYDLSSLRTGVMAGSTCPIEVMKNVISKMGMSEITIAYGQTETSPVFTQTTPDDPIEKRVETVGKKHPGVDIKVIDPATGKTVPFGEQGELCTRGYHVMKGYYKMPDATRDAIDQEGWLHTGDLAVMDDEGYVAITGRLKDMIIRGGENIYPREVEEFLYSHPSILDVQVIGVPDETFGEKVAACIQLKEGHRIGKEELAAYCQGKISKFKIPEYMIFVDEYPMTASGKIQKYKLREEAKKHIETEQGIVT; translated from the coding sequence ATGACAGAGCTGCAATCCGTAACTATTGGAAAATATCTTGAAGAGCAAGTGAAGAAATTCGGCTCTCGTGAAGCTGTTGTATACAGCAATATAGGAATCCGGTATTCCTATAAAGAATTTTACGATTTAACTGCGAAAGTAGCTAAAGGATTAATGTCACTCGGTATTAAAAAGGGAGATCATATTGCAGTCTGGGCAACCAATGTGCCGGAATGGATACTGCTGCAATTCGGCTCAGCAAGAGCGGGGGCGGTATTAGTAACGGTAAATACCAGCTACCAGCAGACTGAACTGGAATACCTCCTAAAACAGTCAGATTCAAAAGCCCTATTTCTCATAGAGGGCTTCAAAAACACGTCCTATGTGCAAATGGCTCAGGCTGTTCAATCCAAAAACGAACAATTCCCTTTGCTGGATCAATTCATTTATATAGGCAATGGCCAGCCAGAAGGGATGTCAAACTGGGAAGAGATGCTTCGTTCAGGAGAAAGCATTTCCGATGAGGAGCTCCTAGAGAGAGAAAATTGCCTGGAGCCGTCAGATGTCATTAACATGCAGTACACCTCAGGCACGACTGGTTTTCCAAAAGGGGTCATGCTGACGCATAGTAATATTCTTGGAAACGCTCATCGTTTGGCGGCAGCCATGAGATTAACTGAACAGGACCGTCTATGTATTCCAGTACCGTTCTTTCACTGCTTTGGGTGTGTGATCGGAACTTTAACAGCAGTTTCCGCTGGAGCAGCTATGGTACCCATCGTTCAATTCAGTGCAAAGGAAGTCCTGGAGACCGTCGAAAAGGAAAAATGCACGGTGCTTCACGGCGTACCTACAATGTTCATTGCAGAGCTGAATTATGAAAATTTCCAGCAATACGATTTAAGTTCGCTTCGGACAGGAGTGATGGCAGGATCTACTTGTCCAATTGAAGTCATGAAGAATGTCATCAGTAAAATGGGAATGTCAGAAATCACAATTGCGTATGGACAGACAGAAACCTCGCCGGTCTTTACTCAAACGACACCTGATGATCCTATTGAAAAGAGGGTGGAGACGGTCGGGAAAAAGCACCCGGGTGTTGACATCAAAGTTATCGATCCTGCAACAGGCAAGACGGTACCTTTTGGCGAACAGGGGGAACTCTGTACAAGAGGCTACCACGTGATGAAAGGATATTATAAGATGCCTGATGCGACCAGAGATGCGATTGATCAGGAGGGCTGGCTCCATACCGGTGATCTTGCTGTGATGGACGATGAGGGCTACGTGGCCATCACAGGCCGTTTGAAGGATATGATCATCCGCGGCGGTGAAAACATTTACCCGCGAGAAGTCGAAGAATTTTTATATTCGCATCCTTCAATTCTCGATGTTCAGGTGATCGGAGTTCCGGATGAAACATTTGGAGAAAAAGTGGCTGCCTGCATCCAGCTAAAAGAGGGGCATAGGATTGGGAAAGAAGAACTGGCTGCCTATTGCCAAGGAAAGATATCCAAGTTCAAAATTCCTGAATACATGATTTTTGTAGACGAATATCCAATGACGGCATCTGGTAAAATTCAAAAGTATAAATTGCGTGAAGAGGCTAAAAAGCACATTGAAACAGAACAAGGTATAGTGACCTGA
- a CDS encoding acyl-CoA dehydrogenase: MNYALTDEQAMIQKMMREFADEEVAPSAEQRDKEKKFPVEIFQKLGKLGIMGLPFPEEYGGGGADTISFAIAVEELSRACGSAGITYSAHVSLGGAPLYLFGTEEQKQKYLVPICTGESMGAFGLTEPNAGSDAGGTQTTAAKQGNQWVICGSKCYITNASYAKHLALTAITGKNDGKKEISAIIVPTDAEGFKVIDNYEKLGLHSSNTTELILDQVKVPEENLLGQRGDGFKQFLITLDGGRIGIGAMAVGIAQAAYDKALAYSKERKQFGTALSKFQAIQFKLADMAMKIELARNMVYKAAWLKDQGKRFSKEAAMAKLYASEACMQICSEAVQIHGGYGYMRDYHVERYFRDAKLTEIGEGTSEIQRMVISREIGC, from the coding sequence ATGAATTACGCATTGACAGATGAGCAAGCAATGATACAAAAAATGATGAGGGAATTTGCTGATGAAGAAGTTGCGCCTAGTGCAGAACAGAGGGACAAAGAAAAAAAGTTTCCTGTTGAAATTTTCCAGAAGCTAGGGAAGCTGGGAATCATGGGCTTGCCTTTCCCTGAAGAATATGGCGGCGGAGGGGCAGATACCATTTCTTTTGCGATCGCAGTAGAAGAACTAAGCCGAGCATGCGGTTCTGCCGGTATCACGTATTCGGCACATGTTTCTCTTGGCGGAGCTCCCCTCTACTTATTCGGAACAGAAGAGCAGAAGCAAAAATATCTTGTGCCAATCTGTACAGGAGAATCGATGGGTGCTTTTGGTCTGACTGAACCGAACGCTGGCTCAGATGCAGGGGGAACACAAACAACCGCTGCGAAACAAGGCAATCAGTGGGTGATCTGCGGAAGCAAGTGCTACATTACAAATGCAAGCTATGCCAAGCATCTCGCACTGACAGCAATAACAGGGAAAAATGACGGCAAAAAAGAGATCAGTGCCATTATTGTTCCTACTGACGCAGAAGGTTTTAAAGTGATCGATAACTATGAGAAACTGGGGCTTCATTCTTCAAACACTACTGAATTAATCCTTGACCAGGTAAAAGTTCCAGAGGAGAATCTGCTCGGACAGCGGGGAGATGGTTTTAAGCAATTTCTGATCACGCTTGACGGAGGACGTATTGGTATTGGTGCGATGGCAGTAGGCATTGCACAGGCTGCCTATGACAAGGCTCTTGCTTATTCAAAAGAAAGAAAGCAGTTTGGGACCGCTCTTTCTAAATTTCAGGCGATTCAATTCAAACTTGCTGACATGGCAATGAAGATTGAACTGGCGAGGAACATGGTATACAAAGCCGCCTGGTTAAAAGACCAAGGGAAAAGGTTTTCCAAAGAAGCAGCAATGGCGAAGCTTTACGCTTCAGAGGCTTGCATGCAGATCTGTTCGGAAGCTGTTCAGATTCACGGTGGTTACGGGTACATGAGAGACTATCATGTAGAACGCTATTTCCGTGATGCTAAGCTGACTGAAATCGGCGAAGGAACGTCTGAGATTCAAAGAATGGTCATATCCAGAGAAATCGGCTGTTAA